From a single Gimesia fumaroli genomic region:
- the atpH gene encoding ATP synthase F1 subunit delta, producing the protein MNDQNKVKTHIPSVMEDPGATSIAKVYAKAFLGAVKESEKDSAIDEFNEFLNVAISQNPVFGAMLISKSLNKEESLSLIDRVVAPHASEVLTNFLRVLVEHERLGLLEQIFSQITTLRDAETGKKAVVVRSAFELSDNTLTSIKQRLSDTLGFSPVIETSIDQSVIGGLVIQVDDTVYDGSLRTRLKQLRGRLSNRSIHEIQSGRDRFSHPKGN; encoded by the coding sequence GTGAACGATCAGAATAAAGTAAAGACTCATATTCCAAGCGTAATGGAAGACCCCGGTGCAACATCAATTGCCAAGGTTTATGCCAAAGCGTTTCTTGGTGCGGTTAAGGAATCTGAAAAAGATTCTGCCATCGATGAGTTTAACGAATTTCTGAATGTTGCTATCAGTCAGAACCCAGTCTTTGGTGCGATGCTGATATCAAAATCACTTAACAAAGAAGAGTCGTTAAGCTTGATTGACCGAGTCGTAGCCCCCCATGCTTCAGAAGTACTTACGAATTTTCTGAGGGTTCTGGTGGAGCATGAAAGACTGGGGCTGCTGGAACAGATCTTCTCACAGATCACAACACTGCGAGATGCAGAAACCGGTAAAAAAGCGGTTGTTGTACGGTCTGCTTTTGAGCTTTCGGATAATACTTTAACAAGCATTAAACAGCGTTTGAGTGACACACTGGGCTTTTCTCCAGTAATTGAAACATCGATAGACCAGTCTGTTATAGGTGGTCTGGTTATTCAAGTTGATGACACAGTATATGATGGTTCTCTTCGGACTCGTTTGAAACAATTACGAGGACGGTTGAGCAATAGGAGCATTCATGAAATTCAAAGCGGACGAGATCGCTTCAGTCATCCAAAAGGAAATTGA
- the atpA gene encoding F0F1 ATP synthase subunit alpha, with translation MKFKADEIASVIQKEIEDFRGEIETSEVGRVLEVGDGIARVYGLSSAMSGEMVEFSNGVRGQVFNLEENSVGIIIFGDYLAIAEGDEVRSTGTLLSIPVGDELLGRVVDPLGVPLDGKGPIVATESRPLEVAAPGVAARQPVTQPMATGIKAIDAMTPVGRGQRELIIGDRKTGKTAIAIDTILNQKGKDVICVYVGCGQRAATIAGVVNQLTEHGAMDYTVVVSASASDPAPLQYIAPYAGAAIAEHYMYQGKHTLVVYDDLSKQAQAYRQLSLLMRRPPGREAYPGDVFYCHSRLLERSARLSDELGGGSMTALPIIETLEGEVSAYIPTNVISITDGQIYLEPDLFFAGIRPAINVGISVSRVGGNAQTKATKSVSGSLRLDLAAFRELEAFAQMGTELDKATQAQLDRGYRMVELLKQPQFNPMPMADQVVSLYAGTKGFFDSVPIPQVQEAETEMLQFIHDQYPEITDKITETGKLEADTIEQLTSVLKTFVDQYLRKHA, from the coding sequence ATGAAATTCAAAGCGGACGAGATCGCTTCAGTCATCCAAAAGGAAATTGAAGACTTTCGCGGCGAAATTGAAACCAGTGAAGTAGGACGAGTCCTTGAAGTCGGCGATGGTATCGCACGTGTTTACGGACTTTCTTCTGCCATGTCTGGTGAAATGGTCGAGTTTTCCAACGGAGTTCGCGGTCAGGTGTTCAACCTGGAAGAAAACTCTGTTGGTATCATTATCTTTGGTGATTACTTAGCAATCGCTGAAGGGGATGAGGTTCGCAGCACGGGTACCCTGCTTTCAATACCTGTTGGTGATGAATTGCTGGGTCGAGTTGTCGATCCACTGGGGGTCCCCCTGGATGGAAAAGGCCCGATTGTAGCAACGGAATCCAGACCTCTGGAGGTTGCCGCTCCCGGTGTTGCCGCCAGACAACCCGTGACTCAACCTATGGCGACCGGTATCAAGGCGATCGACGCTATGACGCCCGTTGGTCGAGGCCAGCGTGAATTGATCATTGGTGACCGTAAAACGGGTAAGACCGCGATCGCCATTGATACGATTCTGAACCAGAAAGGCAAAGACGTCATCTGTGTTTATGTTGGCTGTGGTCAGCGTGCCGCCACGATCGCAGGTGTTGTCAATCAGCTTACAGAACATGGCGCAATGGATTACACCGTTGTCGTCAGTGCTTCTGCCAGTGACCCTGCCCCACTCCAATACATTGCCCCTTATGCTGGTGCTGCTATTGCAGAGCACTATATGTATCAGGGTAAACACACATTGGTCGTTTATGATGACCTTTCTAAACAGGCACAAGCTTATCGTCAGTTGTCATTGTTGATGCGACGACCTCCCGGACGTGAAGCATATCCTGGAGACGTATTTTACTGTCACAGTCGACTCTTGGAGCGTTCTGCCCGTTTGAGTGACGAACTCGGTGGCGGTTCCATGACGGCCCTTCCCATCATTGAAACGCTGGAAGGGGAAGTCTCAGCTTATATTCCAACGAACGTGATTTCCATTACTGACGGCCAGATTTATCTGGAACCGGATCTGTTCTTCGCCGGTATTCGACCTGCGATTAACGTGGGGATCAGTGTTTCACGCGTCGGTGGTAATGCTCAGACCAAAGCGACCAAAAGTGTTTCCGGTAGTTTGCGTTTGGACCTGGCGGCCTTCCGTGAACTGGAAGCGTTCGCTCAAATGGGTACCGAACTGGATAAAGCGACTCAAGCACAGCTTGATCGTGGGTATCGAATGGTTGAATTACTTAAACAGCCTCAATTCAATCCGATGCCTATGGCAGATCAGGTAGTTAGCCTCTATGCCGGAACCAAAGGTTTCTTTGACTCAGTGCCCATTCCACAGGTTCAGGAAGCTGAAACAGAAATGTTACAGTTTATCCATGATCAATATCCGGAAATCACTGACAAAATTACAGAAACCGGTAAACTGGAAGCCGATACCATCGAACAATTAACGTCTGTACTGAAAACATTCGTCGATCAGTATCTGCGAAAACATGCGTAA
- the atpG gene encoding ATP synthase F1 subunit gamma — MAKARAIVKRLKAVKNIRKITRTMELIATARFKKAMDRASEAAAYTKKISELVADLSQANLEFHHPLLEKHESEQNSVLLILTSNRGLCGGYNSGVLKLALKRYQELKAEGQNIRLEVSGKRGIGFLKFQDIAAAETYTHFEDRPTFEEVDQLATRFITEYIEGKIDRLDVAYTEFVSSSKQQPVVQSLLPIGALESSTEASETSQKYDYEFLPSAQEILEEIVPTAFKARLFKCFLDAAVSEQIARMVAMKGATENANEMVGTLSAQYNRARQTQITSEILEIIGGAAALE, encoded by the coding sequence ATGGCCAAAGCACGTGCCATCGTAAAACGATTAAAAGCGGTAAAAAACATCCGTAAAATTACACGGACCATGGAATTGATCGCCACTGCACGATTCAAGAAAGCCATGGACCGTGCTTCGGAAGCTGCCGCTTATACAAAAAAGATTTCGGAACTTGTTGCGGATCTATCTCAAGCAAATCTTGAGTTTCATCACCCGCTACTGGAAAAGCATGAGTCCGAACAAAATTCGGTCCTGTTAATCCTGACATCAAACCGGGGGCTTTGCGGCGGGTATAACTCAGGCGTCTTAAAGCTTGCCTTGAAACGTTACCAGGAATTAAAAGCCGAGGGACAGAATATTCGTCTGGAAGTTTCGGGGAAACGCGGGATTGGCTTTTTGAAGTTTCAGGATATTGCTGCTGCAGAGACATATACCCACTTCGAAGACCGTCCTACATTTGAAGAAGTTGACCAACTGGCAACCCGATTTATTACCGAGTATATTGAGGGGAAAATCGATCGTTTGGATGTCGCTTATACCGAATTTGTTTCGTCATCCAAACAACAGCCGGTCGTGCAGTCACTTCTTCCGATTGGTGCGTTAGAATCTTCGACTGAAGCATCCGAAACATCACAAAAATATGACTACGAGTTTCTGCCTTCTGCTCAGGAAATCCTGGAGGAAATTGTTCCGACTGCGTTTAAAGCACGGTTGTTCAAATGCTTCCTTGATGCAGCGGTGAGCGAGCAGATTGCTCGTATGGTAGCTATGAAAGGTGCCACAGAAAATGCCAATGAAATGGTGGGCACTCTTTCCGCTCAATATAACCGTGCACGACAAACTCAAATTACCTCGGAAATCCTTGAAATCATTGGTGGTGCAGCTGCCTTAGAATAA
- the atpD gene encoding F0F1 ATP synthase subunit beta: MATTEASTSTAVGKITQIIGSTFDAEFPENQMPEIYNALVVNETIKDVVIKVTGEVQQHLGGGRVRCVALGSTDGMVRGMDVTDTGAPVSVPVGKETLGRVFNLLGDPVDGRGEVESEERWPIHRKAPALENLSAKTELFETGIKVVDLLTPFVRGGKAGLFGGAGLGKTVILTELIARIASAHGGYSVFAGVGERTREGNDLWLEMQETKIGQTDRSVIEQTCMVFGQMNEPPGARLRVALSALTMAEWFRDTTGTDTLLFVDNIFRFSQAGSEVSALLGRMPSAVGYQPTLGTELGELQERITSTKNGAITSVQAVYVPADDPTDPAPATAFSHLDAFIYLERKISEKGIYPAIDPLASSSRILDPQYVGERHYKVAREVQQTLQRYRELQDIIAILGVDELSEEDKLIVHRARRIERFLSQPFLVAEVFTGKEGKITPLADTIRSFEEICAGKWDHLPEAAFMYVGSVEEAEEQAKRMAEE; this comes from the coding sequence ATGGCGACAACGGAAGCCAGTACATCGACCGCAGTTGGTAAAATCACACAGATCATTGGTTCAACATTTGATGCAGAATTTCCAGAAAATCAGATGCCGGAAATCTACAATGCTCTGGTTGTAAACGAAACAATCAAGGACGTTGTCATCAAAGTCACCGGGGAAGTTCAGCAACACCTGGGAGGTGGCCGTGTACGATGTGTGGCTCTAGGCTCAACCGACGGAATGGTTCGTGGGATGGATGTGACAGATACGGGTGCCCCTGTTTCTGTTCCCGTTGGTAAAGAAACACTGGGACGCGTCTTCAACCTGCTGGGTGATCCTGTCGATGGTCGTGGTGAAGTGGAATCAGAGGAACGCTGGCCCATTCACCGTAAAGCCCCTGCTCTGGAAAACCTGAGTGCGAAGACCGAGTTATTCGAAACCGGAATCAAAGTGGTTGACCTCTTAACCCCGTTTGTCCGTGGTGGAAAAGCGGGCCTGTTCGGTGGTGCCGGTCTTGGTAAAACTGTGATTTTGACCGAGTTAATCGCGCGTATCGCGAGTGCTCACGGTGGTTACTCTGTATTTGCTGGAGTAGGTGAACGAACCCGTGAAGGTAACGACCTCTGGTTAGAAATGCAGGAAACAAAAATTGGTCAAACAGACCGCTCTGTTATCGAGCAAACCTGTATGGTCTTTGGTCAGATGAATGAACCTCCAGGAGCACGTTTGCGTGTTGCTCTGTCCGCTTTGACAATGGCAGAATGGTTCCGTGACACAACAGGAACAGACACCCTGCTCTTCGTTGATAACATTTTCCGCTTCTCACAGGCAGGAAGTGAAGTGTCTGCACTTTTAGGACGTATGCCGAGTGCTGTGGGATACCAGCCAACTCTGGGAACAGAGTTGGGTGAACTACAGGAACGAATTACATCCACGAAAAACGGGGCGATCACCAGTGTGCAGGCCGTTTATGTGCCAGCAGACGACCCAACCGACCCTGCTCCTGCGACCGCATTCTCTCACTTGGATGCTTTCATTTATCTGGAACGAAAAATTTCAGAAAAAGGGATCTATCCTGCCATCGATCCATTGGCATCTTCCAGCCGTATTCTGGATCCACAATATGTGGGTGAGCGTCACTACAAAGTAGCTCGTGAAGTACAGCAAACGTTGCAACGGTATCGTGAACTCCAGGATATTATCGCAATTTTGGGTGTTGATGAATTGAGTGAAGAAGATAAACTGATCGTGCATCGTGCACGACGTATTGAACGTTTCTTGTCACAACCCTTCCTCGTGGCTGAAGTATTTACTGGTAAAGAAGGTAAAATTACACCTCTGGCAGATACTATTCGCAGCTTCGAAGAGATCTGTGCCGGTAAATGGGACCACCTTCCCGAAGCCGCATTCATGTATGTTGGTTCTGTCGAAGAAGCAGAAGAGCAAGCCAAACGAATGGCTGAAGAATAA
- a CDS encoding FoF1 ATP synthase subunit delta/epsilon: MAQEFRLLLVTPETTLLDQSIQSLRCTLFDGQIGILPGRMPMVGRLGYGELAFRSEGGVEVSYFVDGGFLQVQGDVISVLTEQAIPLSELSAADAEKLLAEALARPAIGDEQCNARERDQSRARAMLMLSDQK; encoded by the coding sequence ATGGCTCAAGAATTTCGCCTCTTATTAGTTACTCCGGAAACGACTCTGTTAGATCAATCGATCCAGAGTCTACGCTGTACTTTATTTGACGGGCAAATTGGAATTCTTCCCGGACGCATGCCCATGGTCGGGCGTCTGGGGTATGGAGAATTGGCCTTCCGCTCTGAGGGTGGTGTAGAAGTCAGTTATTTCGTCGATGGTGGCTTTCTCCAGGTTCAAGGAGATGTGATTTCTGTATTAACAGAACAGGCAATTCCTCTCAGCGAGTTAAGCGCTGCAGATGCTGAAAAACTCCTTGCGGAAGCCCTGGCTCGCCCAGCAATTGGTGATGAACAATGTAATGCGCGTGAACGTGACCAAAGCCGGGCACGTGCCATGCTGATGCTCTCAGACCAAAAATAG
- a CDS encoding cytochrome c biogenesis protein ResB — MLHVHGRTTHNHSCINLNRLSVVTKVTLVLLVAILLPACASVRTFLPQQPAVCVLPPNASYTQIVTHLNSQIEGVYGWQSSNVKIRARQKGGIPVSLNAMLAVEQPKKFRLRASSPLGAEVDFGSNDERFWFWVKRNEQKRVFTVRHDQYQAMGSQLNIPFEPDWLLEALRVVPLNETELSIQKEGQNSPNVKLISDRLLPNGKLVQKILVVNLCTGHIIEQSLYDSQGQRIATATLGEYRVCNNSGATLPHVIKLDWPQAGIVLTMTMANIDVNPVGIPPEVWGLPQIPGYPVLDLGASFPVQREASAGPRPTRIDSRIAELEEPDWSNNTPSEEPQWKPAQMGFEESETFPATEIQPQPRDNPFRPPGSFDEPEEAPGRVRL; from the coding sequence ATGTTGCATGTTCATGGAAGAACAACACACAATCACTCCTGCATCAATTTGAACAGGCTCAGTGTCGTCACGAAAGTGACGCTCGTGCTTCTGGTTGCAATACTGCTGCCTGCGTGCGCTTCTGTTCGAACCTTCCTCCCTCAGCAACCCGCTGTCTGCGTATTACCTCCTAACGCCAGCTATACTCAAATTGTCACTCATTTGAACTCACAAATTGAAGGCGTTTATGGTTGGCAGTCTTCGAATGTAAAAATCAGGGCACGGCAAAAAGGGGGAATTCCTGTCAGCCTGAACGCCATGCTGGCTGTTGAACAACCCAAAAAATTCCGATTACGTGCGAGTTCTCCTCTGGGAGCAGAAGTGGATTTTGGCTCGAACGACGAGCGTTTCTGGTTCTGGGTCAAGCGAAATGAGCAAAAACGGGTTTTTACCGTTCGCCATGATCAATACCAGGCAATGGGCTCGCAGTTGAATATCCCGTTTGAGCCAGACTGGTTACTCGAAGCTTTGCGCGTTGTCCCCTTAAACGAAACAGAGCTTTCTATTCAAAAAGAAGGCCAGAACTCGCCGAATGTGAAGTTGATTTCAGACCGCCTGCTACCCAATGGGAAACTTGTCCAGAAGATCCTTGTTGTCAACCTCTGCACCGGACATATTATCGAGCAATCATTGTACGATAGCCAGGGACAGCGGATTGCGACAGCCACACTCGGTGAATATCGTGTTTGCAATAATTCTGGAGCAACACTTCCGCATGTCATTAAGCTGGATTGGCCGCAAGCCGGCATTGTTCTGACGATGACGATGGCAAATATCGATGTCAATCCTGTCGGTATCCCTCCCGAAGTTTGGGGACTACCACAAATCCCCGGCTATCCCGTATTAGACTTAGGGGCGTCTTTCCCGGTTCAGAGAGAAGCTTCTGCAGGCCCACGTCCGACACGCATTGATTCCCGCATTGCAGAACTGGAAGAGCCTGACTGGTCAAATAACACTCCAAGTGAGGAGCCACAATGGAAGCCAGCACAAATGGGATTTGAAGAATCGGAAACTTTTCCCGCGACTGAAATCCAGCCACAGCCTCGCGACAATCCATTTCGCCCCCCTGGTTCATTTGACGAACCAGAAGAGGCCCCCGGTCGCGTTAGGTTGTAG
- the hpnH gene encoding adenosyl-hopene transferase HpnH: MGVPLSQMWTVAKYVLTQRAKGIKRYPLVLMLEPLFRCNLACAGCGKIQFPSHILKQHLSPEQCFQAVDECGAPIVSIPGGEPLLHPQMPEIVAGLVARKKFIYLCTNAILLEKHLENYPPSKYLTFSIHLDGIRVDHDAAVCRDGIYDKAISAIKAAVKAGHRVTTNSTLFENAEPERVRQMFDELAELGIESMMLSPGYQYEKAPDQEHFLKRNQTIQKFRKILATPKKAWKFNHSPLFLEFLKGNWELECTPWGNPTYNIFGWQKPCYLLEEGYADSFSELMNSTSWERYGRKSGNEKCRDCMVHCGHEPTAVDQTFSSWKGFLKVVSMTIFGAKDSNRPLPVQSPESIPEPLYTPADHELIQLGTVNDTECDEDAEVLNLSN, translated from the coding sequence GTGGGTGTTCCCCTTTCCCAAATGTGGACTGTAGCAAAGTATGTTCTGACACAACGAGCCAAAGGAATCAAGCGATATCCGCTGGTCCTGATGCTTGAGCCCTTGTTTCGGTGTAATCTGGCTTGCGCCGGCTGTGGAAAGATCCAGTTCCCCTCGCATATTCTGAAGCAGCATCTGAGCCCGGAACAATGTTTTCAGGCAGTTGACGAGTGTGGCGCCCCGATTGTTTCAATTCCAGGTGGCGAGCCACTATTGCATCCTCAAATGCCGGAGATTGTTGCCGGGCTGGTTGCACGAAAGAAATTCATCTATCTCTGCACCAATGCAATTCTGTTGGAAAAGCATCTGGAAAACTATCCACCATCCAAGTATCTCACGTTTTCAATTCATTTGGACGGGATTCGCGTAGATCATGACGCAGCTGTTTGCCGGGACGGAATTTACGACAAGGCAATCAGTGCAATTAAGGCTGCTGTAAAAGCAGGGCACCGTGTAACGACGAATTCAACGTTGTTTGAGAATGCGGAACCGGAACGCGTCCGGCAAATGTTTGATGAACTGGCCGAACTGGGCATTGAAAGTATGATGCTCTCGCCCGGATATCAATACGAAAAGGCGCCTGACCAGGAACATTTTCTAAAGCGCAATCAGACGATACAAAAGTTTCGCAAGATTCTGGCGACTCCGAAGAAAGCATGGAAGTTTAATCATTCCCCTTTGTTTCTTGAGTTCCTAAAAGGGAACTGGGAGCTGGAATGCACTCCCTGGGGCAATCCAACCTATAACATCTTCGGCTGGCAGAAACCCTGCTACCTGTTGGAAGAAGGATATGCTGATTCCTTTTCTGAATTGATGAATTCAACAAGCTGGGAACGCTACGGGCGGAAAAGTGGTAACGAAAAGTGCCGTGACTGTATGGTCCATTGCGGACACGAACCAACGGCCGTCGATCAGACATTCTCTTCATGGAAGGGCTTTTTGAAAGTGGTTTCCATGACGATCTTCGGTGCAAAAGATTCAAATAGACCTTTGCCTGTGCAGTCACCTGAATCTATACCAGAGCCACTCTACACTCCGGCAGACCATGAGTTGATTCAACTGGGAACTGTGAATGATACGGAATGCGATGAAGATGCTGAAGTATTAAATCTCTCAAATTGA
- a CDS encoding enolase C-terminal domain-like protein: MRIAQLSAYQVRVPLRRKITHASFSRSESQSIVVRCQLTNGTVGWGESVPREYVTGETVDSVFSQYENTNFQSMLGDNWDSFDGLISLSQQINLPKLTDSSDEYLQRGCFGNAARCALEISLFDAGTRAEETSFSTIFQHLKPYQKLVKPQQIVRYSGVLTSMKPVKQYMLALAYRLTGFQHCKVKVGLPQINDRRLLQKLRRLTGSNMSLRVDANEAWTREILEEKDREFSPFKISSIEQPVSHNDIASLRDVKKLIETPVMLDESLCCQQDAEQAIAEGYCDYFNLRISKLGGIISALQLAHQAHQAGLQYQLGCQVGETGILSAAGRHFASSVKDIAFLEGSFDRFLLVQNLINEEISFGWGGSATALKGPGLGITVNEQRLKQFTQREQHWKLS, translated from the coding sequence ATGAGAATCGCCCAACTTTCGGCGTATCAGGTCCGCGTACCGTTACGACGAAAAATCACCCATGCATCCTTCAGCCGCTCTGAATCGCAGTCGATCGTAGTTCGCTGTCAGTTAACCAATGGAACCGTAGGCTGGGGTGAATCGGTACCGCGAGAATACGTGACGGGTGAAACCGTTGATTCGGTATTTTCTCAATATGAAAATACCAATTTCCAGTCGATGTTAGGGGACAATTGGGATTCTTTCGACGGCTTGATCTCACTCAGCCAGCAAATAAATTTACCCAAACTGACAGATTCCTCTGATGAATATTTGCAAAGAGGGTGCTTTGGGAATGCAGCCCGCTGTGCATTGGAAATCAGCCTGTTTGATGCTGGGACGCGTGCAGAAGAGACTTCCTTTTCTACAATCTTTCAACATTTGAAGCCGTATCAGAAATTGGTCAAACCACAGCAGATCGTCCGTTACAGTGGTGTGTTGACTTCTATGAAACCCGTCAAACAATACATGCTGGCTCTCGCTTACCGTTTGACAGGATTCCAGCACTGTAAAGTGAAGGTCGGACTCCCGCAGATCAATGATCGGCGTCTTTTACAAAAACTACGTCGGCTGACGGGGAGCAACATGAGCCTGCGCGTCGATGCGAATGAAGCCTGGACACGTGAAATTCTAGAGGAAAAAGATCGTGAGTTCTCTCCCTTCAAAATCAGCTCGATCGAACAACCGGTCTCTCATAATGACATCGCCAGTTTGCGTGATGTTAAGAAACTGATTGAAACACCTGTGATGCTCGATGAGTCTCTTTGCTGCCAGCAAGACGCCGAACAAGCCATAGCAGAAGGCTACTGTGATTATTTTAATCTCCGTATCTCAAAGCTGGGGGGAATCATCTCTGCTTTACAGTTGGCCCATCAGGCCCATCAGGCGGGACTCCAGTATCAACTCGGTTGTCAGGTGGGGGAAACCGGCATCCTTTCCGCTGCGGGACGTCACTTCGCATCCTCAGTCAAAGACATCGCTTTTTTAGAAGGAAGTTTTGACCGGTTCCTGCTTGTACAGAATCTCATCAATGAGGAGATCTCGTTTGGATGGGGGGGGAGCGCGACGGCATTAAAGGGCCCTGGACTGGGAATTACGGTGAACGAGCAACGACTCAAGCAATTCACGCAACGAGAACAGCACTGGAAACTCAGCTAA